The following nucleotide sequence is from Malania oleifera isolate guangnan ecotype guangnan chromosome 4, ASM2987363v1, whole genome shotgun sequence.
tcaaaaaaaacacaaaaattcgTAGAAGTATTTCTGCTTCCAAGTCAcgaaacaaaatcctaaacctttcAACATCTAATCTACTCATTTCCTCTTCGtcattcattcctatactctggtattactcaTCCCTAAAAtctgcaaaacctaacaacctaaaactctgataccacttgtaatgccccgaacccaagagtggggcccggagtgttatgtgttccattcacagatctctgataccataaatatcatccaagctgcggaaaataattaaacatcctcaaataaaataccacagtactatacaaaatataaccgtttgttAATCAACTACAACTGTAAGGACACTCATAAACCGtactcacacatatatcatcAATCATACCACAGAAATCTGCAAacacatattatacataataccATAACACATCCACAATCACAATACattaaattcacatacatgtactcacaccCACAAAGGATAATGCACAAATACTTCACTTCCCGTGGTTCTcagggcatccctccccatcgttccctctacgtactgagcatccctccccattgtTCTCAGCACGTACTTCACAACAGACCTCCACTTTTACCCTTTCACAATGACCTATTCATAGTGAATCAGTAAAACGAACTCCTCAAGCCTACCAACGTTTTACcacatttatataaatgacaatataacgaactcctcatatcctgccaacgttatattgtgatttatatcaaggacaatataacaaactcctcatgcctgccaacgttatattgtgatatacaCGAATAACCACATATCACCCAAACATATAAGTTTATCCACCACAGTAATCACAACCGGTTTATTATGAAGAAtttttctcatgccacatgatttaagTGTTAATCATATTGTATTATACTGCTTGTAGAAAATATACCATAACATGCTTGAATAcattattcctgaaaataaggATATGATCATCTCCCCAGTTTATAATAACCTAGGAATTCATATCTAAAAGAGAACGGagatgatcaaccctactcactttaatcctTTACAAAACATgtttaataactcaaagtaataataataatttcaaccGTTCAAATCGTTCATAAAATCTCTTACTTTAACCCTACAATCTTATACTTTTgtttaatcagttcaaatttaataaaaagcttacataatctattccccttacttgttcctgaAAATATGCCTAAAACGTTCAGAAGATGGAAACCCTAACTTTTCGAAACCGCTGTGGGAAATGATCCGGCAAgctaagagaggagagagagacgttCGAAGAGCAAGGGCAGATCTCGGGAAGCCttggaagagagagaggaaatgaatttttcctaaaaagaatGAACTTAAACCTATTTATAGAGAGGCTGTCCCGCAGGTAATTGTCGACAGTCTTCCTGAGCTTggcgaaaccatcgatggttttgccCTGTGTTCCCTTTTGTATAGCTCTCGGTAGTtgtaaccgtcgacagttttctgaGATTACCTAAAACCGTTGACGGTATGGTGCTGAACCAAACCATCACCATtcttttctcttccttttcttttatttatttttctttattttctgggTTCAGATCCCTACACATTCAGCAAAAGTTTTCCGTGACGTGTATGTGAACTATAACTTGTAAAAAATGTTGTTGTAGTTGTCCCACTGTCATTTGATTGAACTCAAACCAAGTGATCTTTTAAGTCAAGAAATCTCATTCAGTTCATGCTTCAGCCACATGTCCCATTTACACATTGAAGCTTGGCTGCGTCATGTGTATTGTATGAAATTTTCAGTCTATCAAGATTCATGAGTCAATTTCAATGAGCTTTGACGTATGGGTTTTTAGGGTTCACCATTATTTAGCTGACCTAGATATGGCATATATGAGAGCCCAAAAACATTCAGCAAAGGTTTCCGTGGGGTGTACGTGAACAGTTATCCGTAAATAATGCTGTCATATTTGTCCCCCTTCATTTGATTGAACTCAAGCCTTCGGATTCTTTTAGGTCGAAGAATCTCAATTGGACTCGTGCTTCAGCCACACATCCCATCTGCAAATTCAAGCTTCATGAGTTAGTTTCAATGGTAGTTCCAAGATTGTCACAATCACAAGTCCATTGCCGCATCAAGCATCCAAAAATATCTGAACGACATTAACAGTAAGTTCTTGAACCTCTTCAACCCATGCACGCTTTTTCCATCACTACCATCTCTTCAAGAACAGCCAATCACATCTTGAAATACATTCAATATTCTTAACTTGCTGAACCTAGTTCCCAATAAGAATGTTTTTCAGGATATATTGTGAATTTGGCAGGTTTGGAGGTTTGTGCCCACTGCTTTCGTTTCCCCGCCCAACAGTTTCAACACCAGCATGAAGTCTTCATATTGAGGATGTGAATTGTGTGCCATAAAGAATGTCGTAGTCATCCCTTGTAGCTCAATAGAACTCCAGCCAGGGAGTTTCTTCAAGCCAAGAGACTTCATTTGCATCAATGCTTTCCCGACACCATCCCATCTGCCCATTGAAGCATAGCTATGTGCCAGTTGCACATAGTTTCCAGCACTCACGGGCTTCAACATGAGGATCTCTCTGGTGATAACCTCCCCAAGTTCTTCATTACCACTGGTTCGACAAGCATCAACAAGTATGCCTAGAACATCAATTGCAGGCTCTGGAAACATCCTCTTGAAGAATTTAAATGCCTCTTGTACTCTTCCAGCTCGTGCAAGAAGATCAACAATGCAAGCACGGTGCTCAAGTGTTGGTTCAATCCCAAAATCTTGTGTCATAGACTGGAATAAGCTCAAACCCTGTAGGACAAGTCCATTATGACTGCAAGCAGAGAGAACAGAGAGGAAAATGACATCATTTGGCTTAATACCTGTCTGCAGAAACTCGGAGTATATCTTTAAAGCAGTCTCCCCTTTTCCATGATTGCCATATCCTGCAATAATTGCGCTCCATGATACCACATCCGGGTGTGACATCCCATCAAAACACTTCTGAGCAGCTTCTAAGTTACCACATTTACAATACATGTCAACTAAGGCTGTGTCAACCAAAAGGCATTGTCCAAGACAACTTTTAACCAGAAAAGTATGAATGCGCTTCCCCTGATGAAGTGCCCCAGTGGAAGCACAAGCTTGGAGAAGAGAAACAACAGTTAAAGAGTCAGGTCTTTGAAGGGTTTTCCTCATTTCATGGAAGAGGAACAAAGCCTCACACAAGTCACCATTCTGGGCATAACCAGCAACTATTGCATTCCAGGTAACCACGTCCCTCTCATGCATCCTATCAAAGACAACACAACTTTGTGCCAAATAACCACACTTTGCATACATGGTAATAAGAGAATTGTGGGCAGCAACATCCACTAGCATGCTATGCCTTAATATGTAGCCATGAATTGAGGTTCCTTCTTTGAAGGAACCCAATTGTGCACAAGCAGCAAGAGAACTAGCAATGGTTGCAGTAGATAGTATCATGCCAGATTTCACCATACAATGGAAAACTCTTAGTGCCTTGTCTGCACATTCATTCTGTACTAGCCCTGAGATCATTGCAGTCCACAAGATCACATCCTTATCAGGAGCTCGTTCGAATATTCGGAATGCATCGTCAACACTCCCACATCTTAAGTACATACCTATGAGTGATGCTTCAACATGTGCATCCAACTCAAAATCGGCTGTTAAGACCAGCCCATGCACTAACTTGCCCACCTCAAGCCGACAATCTGCTGCAGCCACAGACACCAATGAGCCAAACGTCTGCTTGTCAGGCTCCACACCTCCAATTCTCATTCTGTACCAAAGCTGAACTATTTCCCTAAAACACCCAATCCGAGCATACCCGGAGATCAATGAATTCCACGAAACTGTATCTTTTAGATCCATCGATTCAAACAAGCTCCTGGCTTCGTCAATTCTTCTGCATATACAGTACACATTTAACAAAGAATTCAACAGAGGTATATCAAACTCAAAACCATATTGAATTGAACAAGCATGCAAACACTGCACATGGATCAACTCCGAAACTCCACAAAGCAAGCCCAAGATGGTAACAGAACTCGGCTGAACTCCTCCCTGTCGCATGCTATCATACATAGAGAAGGCAACACTAACATCGCCCACTCGCGAATAACAGCCAATAATGGCAGTCCAAGGAACAACATTTCTGTGGGGCATCAAGTCGAACACTTGGCGGGCATGATTGATGTGCCCAAATTTCGCATATAAATTGATCAAAGAAGACCCAATGTAGGAATCAAAAGAGTAGCCACTAACAATTAGGCGTTGGTGTAACAGAAGGCCGTGGTTGGGTAGCTCGAGGGAAGTGCAGGCTTTGAGGAGACTAGGGAAGGTATAGGCATCTGCAGGAGTGTTGGAGTTGAGCATGGATAAGTATGTGAGAAGAACTTCATAGTGGGCGCCTTCAGCTGAAAGACGATTGATGATAGTGTTGAATGACTTGGTGGTGGTAGCGGTGGCCGTGGCAGTAGCCGTGGTGAGCTTATGCAGCGTGCGCTGTGGCAGTGATGGTTTCGGAGGGCTGAAGGAAGGTCTGATCCTGCTCATAACTAGCCACCGAGGAGCGGTTCGAGGATTGGAGCAACCATAACAGCTGGTTTTCTGTTGTCCAGTTTTCGTTTCGTTTCGTTTCGTTTCCGTGGAGACTGAAGCAATGGATTCTAACATTATTATGTTTCAACaaccttaaaaaaaattttaaaataaaaaaaaaatcacaaaaactcTCTTGACATATTTCAAAGAGATATATACatcttttcttaaaaatatatatatctttttttataaaatataagaaaaattttgtatctttttgacaaatttcaagaTTAATTCATGAAactcttaaaatttcaaaagttaaaaatattaaaattaaagaaatttgaCTATAAACAAATATTATATTAGAAATGATAACAGGAAATTAGTAacgaaaaataataattaaaaattaaaaaattaactttcTTTTAATAttgataaaattaatacaaaattaaaaacttaatataACTTTCTgtacttgaatcaaataataattgaaaacataatttaatattaaatatataaaatatatataaattaaaaatattataataaataattattataataattttaatttattattgcATTAAAAATTTTGTTTCCTAATAAAATAATGCTtttgtattattatataattatgtaaattttaattttttaatttaaccaAACAATTGTTAGGTTTTTATTATTCAAggtttttttttcaataaattttaaGAGTGATATTAAACACCCTCTTAGGCAGTTGTGTCATTTATATAGTAaaatactatttattttttttcttgtaattttacaaataatatccaatggttaaccgaaccaaatcattataattttaaattagcaCCCTGCATAAGTTTAAAAATATCCACTCATAAATTGAACATAAATAAAATCCATAATCTAAgttctaatttaaaaaaaaaataacataaaactAACCAACCTAAGTTTTAAATTGTCATtacaaacaaaatttttattaaattatataatatatattgttatatatttataatatatcagTTTAGTTTGGTTAACCATAATTTTTGCATGGGGCAAATCAAAaccgaaccaaaaaaaaaaaaaattggttaaccTATTTTTCTATTCGATTTATAATTtagttctatttttttatttttcgtgTCCACCCCTAATATATATTGTTATATGTTTATAAAATATCAGTTCAATTTGTTTAACCATAATTATTGCATGGgctaaataaaaaatgaataaaaaaatgatTAACCAATTTTTCAGttgattttataatttaattcttttttttttcatgcccATGCCTTAATAGTATGTTTAACCTTTTTTTGAGGAATTGAATAAAAGAAATACAGGAAACATCTTAAAATTGTTTCTTAGAAAGCTATACTTTTGGGAGTACTTTttaatacaattgaaaaatattttcaaaaaaaaaacctaatcaAATGCAAATTTTGTATCTTTTTCTGTATCTCGTATTTTTTAATATAgaaaattatatttgaaattttaCTAAAATTTCTCTCCTCTTATATCCAACATAACTTTATATCACATTTTTCGAAATTTCCACCAATCCAAATCTGACGACAATCCCAAAGATAGGATAAACCTTTATTTTAAACAGTTTagtaattcccccccccccccaaagcaTAGTGAACAtgaatgaaatttaattttaaagaacTAGTGTATTTTGAATCTGCATTTTGATTAATTAGACTACAAAAAGAAATAGGGGCCAAAATCATGATTTCACCATGCCCTTGATTCTATCTAACCAAACATAATTTTAGAGTCTGAAAATAGCGAAATACGTTTCGAACTGCATTTGAATCTAAttatgtggtttttttttttttttttttttagaaaaaagggcggcacctcctattTTTATTAGAAAACCTCTTACTTATGCCGAAAGAATATCATGGTTCCAACCTTGAAATTTAGGTAAAACAAAATCAAATCTCAAGAATCTAAAACtgacttaaccaacttattcaaaatCAATAAATCAATGACTAataaccaaacaaataaataagaactaaacaactataagtgaaaaacaaacaaaattccAAAAGATCTCGAGAAATAAATCTACCACTACAACCTTCACAAATACCAGCACAAAGCGTCACAAGCACAGGAGAGAAAATCTCAACAAATCTAATTGAATCATTCTCCTAACTTGCTATGGAAGctcatcttggcaactatatgatcgagatataccAGTTTCAACCTGTTTGGCAAAGACATTTGCACTTTGATTCGCCTCCCTATAAACATGTTCCAATTTATAATGTATGGTCTCTCAATGCTAACACAAGCTCTTCCTAAAATTCTCATAAATTCCAAATCAAACACTTCTCAGAATTAATCTGCTAAACCAACAAAGTAGAATCACgggcaatctccacttgatcaaatctaAGATCTTTGCACAAattaatccctataataatcgctttcaattcaaccatattattggttccataacccAGTAATGAGGAAAAACTGCTTTAAATAATCCTCTTTCATCTTTTATCACGCCTCTACCACCACAATTATCCGGATTACCTTTACAGCTTCTATCCACATTTAATTTAACCTATCCCAAGTTTATACCATCTGACTACACAAGGAAGAcgaaccctcacattttttacttgaatatccaaagtaCGAAAGACTGCAATATCGATGCTAGAAGCATGTGCATATTTAATTAACTCGTCCGAAATGGATCTCAGTTAATATTTAATATCAAACCACACAGTTCTCACCAAATCATGATCTAGCTCTACGGAAAGGAAAAGTATGCTTTTCACCACGCCTCTGGTGCAAGTCACAATTACGCACTTCAGATCACATGCATTTATTACTTAAAAAAGATGGTTCACAAACATTTTTCCCTTTACATCGTTCATTATTATCTTACACACAACATCGACTACTTGTGAACTTGCCAACCTCCACCATGCTAGTAAAGTAAATTGGGGTTTATCAAGACAAATAAAaaagagcattttttttttataattccattttaaaaaagtattttttggGTGGGTTGTGGGGAGTGAAGGTTGCTTCCCCAGTTTAAATAATGGTGGACAGATTCCATCAAAAGTCAATACTTAAGAAGATTACAAGAATGTCATTAGATCTTTCCAGAAGGTAGAACAACTGCGGCAACTAGTTCGATTGTTTCTTTAGATACTCCCTTGCTCCAAATATTGTAGTGCCAATTCTCACATTGGTGCTGCCCATTTCAATCTGCGTAAGCCCAGCAAAGTCATCAATCAATTGTATAAACTCATGATACTAATGCACTTCAAAATAAAGTTTCTCATGAAGCAGAAAACATGAGCTATTTTTACGATTATTTCACATAGAAGTACATCCTTTGCATTCTAGATCATGATGGCACAAAATCCAGACTACTAAAATTAGCAATCCAATCATGTTTGTAGTGAATAGTGATTAATTGCCAATGCAGGAAACCCTAAATCttagcatctctctctctctctctctctctctctctctctctctctctctctctctctctgtgcatGCACGCAAGAACAGTTCTACAGAATCTCTTGCTGTCTTCAATTCAAAGGAAAATTTTTCGATCTGAAAAGCTCTTTTCTGTTCGAGGTGGGGAATAATTATTCAAAGAGGCTGAAATCTAGTTTGCAGATGGACTATCTGTTTTCCATCGGATGAAAGAGGGATATCGTTCAAATGAGTATTACGCAGTATTGGATGATTAGGTGGACAAAGGTGGGAGAGTATTTGGAGTTTGGTCTAGAGTGGAAAGGCAAGAAATTTTCAGTGGTTATCCCTGGTGGCACAAAAGGCGAGTTAGCTAAGGGATTTCATAAGAACTCCGGATGTGCAGTTGGAGATAGCTCTTCAAACCACAAATCATGGAGATAGGTGGCGCTGGAAGGGAAGAAAGGTGAAGATGAAGATTGTGGTAGCAAAGTCCAATCTGGAAATCATGGCGTGGTGGCTGGGAATGAAAAGCTGCCAGTGTGGGGGTGTGTTGCAACTGAAGGAATCTGTGGCTTCGAAGGCAAACCATTACACATCGATTGGAGTTGAACAACCATAATGTGAACGTAGCTAAGCTTCTGAAACAAGCTGGATTCTCACAGAGATCGATGGGGATGCGCTCAGGGAGGAGGTCGGGACGAGAAATGGGGCGGGATGTCTGCTCCTTGTTTTGGACCTGGCCCAAGTAATTGAAAAAGGAGGAGCTTCTTTCTTGACAGGTTG
It contains:
- the LOC131152962 gene encoding pentatricopeptide repeat-containing protein At4g04370, coding for MLESIASVSTETKRNETKTGQQKTSCYGCSNPRTAPRWLVMSRIRPSFSPPKPSLPQRTLHKLTTATATATATTTKSFNTIINRLSAEGAHYEVLLTYLSMLNSNTPADAYTFPSLLKACTSLELPNHGLLLHQRLIVSGYSFDSYIGSSLINLYAKFGHINHARQVFDLMPHRNVVPWTAIIGCYSRVGDVSVAFSMYDSMRQGGVQPSSVTILGLLCGVSELIHVQCLHACSIQYGFEFDIPLLNSLLNVYCICRRIDEARSLFESMDLKDTVSWNSLISGYARIGCFREIVQLWYRMRIGGVEPDKQTFGSLVSVAAADCRLEVGKLVHGLVLTADFELDAHVEASLIGMYLRCGSVDDAFRIFERAPDKDVILWTAMISGLVQNECADKALRVFHCMVKSGMILSTATIASSLAACAQLGSFKEGTSIHGYILRHSMLVDVAAHNSLITMYAKCGYLAQSCVVFDRMHERDVVTWNAIVAGYAQNGDLCEALFLFHEMRKTLQRPDSLTVVSLLQACASTGALHQGKRIHTFLVKSCLGQCLLVDTALVDMYCKCGNLEAAQKCFDGMSHPDVVSWSAIIAGYGNHGKGETALKIYSEFLQTGIKPNDVIFLSVLSACSHNGLVLQGLSLFQSMTQDFGIEPTLEHRACIVDLLARAGRVQEAFKFFKRMFPEPAIDVLGILVDACRTSGNEELGEVITREILMLKPVSAGNYVQLAHSYASMGRWDGVGKALMQMKSLGLKKLPGWSSIELQGMTTTFFMAHNSHPQYEDFMLVLKLLGGETKAVGTNLQTCQIHNIS